The Streptomyces cynarae genome contains a region encoding:
- a CDS encoding MarR family winged helix-turn-helix transcriptional regulator, with the protein MSTVPGPTPDDASRVYRRYLSAVLLHAHAGAKLCDLGASDLYALNLLELDGPMTPGQLGARTGLTTGPTTRLVDRLEQAGYVRRVPAPDDRRKVIVEPVAKPADLDRVLAPARQNLARLLASYTPEQRAVLFDYFTRATTAYQEAAQHLRDEPPTRTGTVDKPDTPS; encoded by the coding sequence GTGTCAACAGTCCCGGGCCCTACGCCGGACGACGCGAGCCGCGTCTACCGGCGCTACCTCAGCGCCGTGCTGCTGCACGCCCACGCCGGAGCGAAACTCTGCGATCTGGGAGCCAGCGATCTGTACGCGCTCAACCTGCTGGAACTCGACGGCCCGATGACCCCCGGCCAACTCGGCGCCCGTACCGGCCTGACCACCGGCCCGACCACCCGCCTCGTCGACCGACTGGAGCAGGCCGGCTACGTCCGCCGCGTCCCCGCCCCCGACGACCGCCGCAAGGTCATCGTCGAACCCGTCGCCAAGCCCGCCGACCTCGACCGCGTACTGGCCCCCGCCCGCCAGAACCTCGCCCGCCTCCTGGCCTCGTACACCCCCGAACAACGCGCCGTCCTCTTCGACTACTTCACCCGCGCCACCACCGCCTACCAGGAAGCGGCCCAACACCTTCGCGACGAACCCCCCACTCGTACCGGGACAGTGGACAAACCCGACACTCCCTCGTAG
- a CDS encoding deoxyxylulose-5-phosphate synthase translates to MAHAKTSYVCLPCRASYKQPYVGDHERLCPRCAEPLIHVGSAFAVPRRRDTAGWRVLSVLLNAGVRFHKSCCGGPGYRPRTLREIRERMAYARSSGEPCAKALVRRELP, encoded by the coding sequence ATGGCGCATGCAAAGACCTCATACGTCTGCCTGCCGTGCCGGGCCTCGTACAAGCAACCGTACGTCGGCGACCACGAACGGTTGTGCCCGCGTTGCGCTGAACCGCTCATCCATGTTGGCTCCGCCTTCGCCGTGCCGCGTCGTCGGGACACCGCTGGCTGGCGAGTGCTCTCTGTGCTGTTGAACGCGGGTGTCCGTTTCCACAAGAGCTGTTGCGGTGGCCCCGGCTATCGACCGCGGACCCTCAGGGAGATCCGTGAACGTATGGCGTACGCCCGCTCGAGCGGGGAGCCGTGCGCCAAGGCATTGGTGCGCCGCGAGTTGCCCTAG
- a CDS encoding SgcJ/EcaC family oxidoreductase, whose product METGTTPYTADRETDTTAIRAVLDAAVEAWNRGDGTAYGSLFTPDATDVTFVGTVYTGGGEIGRAHQALFDSFLKGTKLAVEIVSIRRYGPATAVVLTRGDTYKGAWPARLGKLASYTLVREAATEQWRIAAVQKTRHRPWMEALSFRFQPATRPTRKPTLVQEK is encoded by the coding sequence ATGGAGACCGGGACCACCCCGTACACCGCCGACCGCGAAACCGACACCACGGCGATCCGCGCTGTCCTCGACGCGGCCGTCGAGGCATGGAACCGCGGCGACGGCACCGCCTACGGAAGCCTGTTCACGCCCGATGCCACCGACGTCACCTTCGTGGGCACCGTCTACACCGGAGGCGGGGAGATCGGGCGTGCCCACCAAGCCCTGTTCGACAGCTTCCTCAAGGGCACCAAGCTGGCTGTGGAGATCGTCTCCATCCGCCGCTACGGGCCCGCGACCGCCGTCGTCCTCACCCGTGGCGACACCTACAAGGGCGCCTGGCCGGCCCGACTCGGCAAGCTCGCCAGCTACACACTGGTCCGCGAGGCGGCCACGGAGCAGTGGCGTATCGCCGCCGTGCAGAAGACCCGGCACCGTCCGTGGATGGAAGCCCTCTCCTTCCGCTTCCAGCCCGCCACCCGTCCCACCCGCAAGCCCACGCTTGTTCAGGAGAAGTGA